In Conger conger chromosome 9, fConCon1.1, whole genome shotgun sequence, the genomic stretch GAGGTAATAGCCGTGTAAAATGAGCAGGTAACCACTAGGTTGGCAAGGGGACGCGCCACGAAATAGGGGTACGAACAAAAGCTAGATCGCGGGGGCCCATTATCGCTCAACCGTCACCTCGTCCGTTGAGATGTGCTCACGGTTGCCGGGCAGGGGCCGTTGCCGTGCCGACGGTGAACAGCACTCTGGAGCACGCTCAGAAGCGCTACAGGCTGGAGGGCAGCGTGAGGGTGTGGTCCGACTTCCTGAGGATCCACCTCCACCCCAGAACCATCTGCGTCATCAACCAGTACAACCACGACGGGTACGGCCCTCCTCCTGCGCTCAccgctcttcttctgtggtactCTGCACCGCCCTCTGCCTGCGGTTCTCTGCCTGCATAAGTGGGCAATGCCCTACATTTTTAAACTCatagaaatatttttgtgtcgatgcaaaataaaaaatggcttgCCGGTGTCTAGTGCAGTGTTAtcttttcatttgattttttgttttatcttgtTGACAAGACCGTAAAGAGGAATTCTTAGTGTATGTCAAGCACCACAATTATGCAAAATGTAGGCCTTAACTTGACAACACGTGCTATACCATTTACAAAACCTGTAATTACTAAAATGTCTAGAGAGCAGTGCTCAGTCAGCGAATTAGAAACCTACTTTAAGCTGTAACGTgctgactgtgcgtgtgtgtgcgtgtgtgtgtgtgtgtgcgcagagaATCGCAGCGCTTGGAGGCGTTCGGCCAGGGGGAGGCGCTGTGCCAGGGCGTggtgctggaggagctggaggatcGGCTGCACTTCTTCGTGGAGGAGTGTGACTACCTGCAGGTGAGTGGAGTGTGACTACCTGCAGGTGAGTGCAGTTTCcccacacgtgtgtgtgtgtgtggagtgtgactTACCTGCAGGTGAGTGCAGTGTGACTACCTGCAGGTGAGTGCAGTTTCcccacacgtgtgtgtgcggagTGTGACTACCTGCAGGTGAGTGGAGTGTGACTACCTGCAGGTGAGTACAGTTTCcccacacgtgtgtgtgcggagTGGGACTACCTGTAGGTGATAGCAGTCTTCCTCTGATCCTGTCACGTTTACACGCTTGGTCTCCGTATCACTGCCCTCCACctggctgcccaaccctgttcctggagatctactgtcctgtaggttttcactccaaccataacaaagcgcacctcattcaacagctagtgaTCTTGTTGAGGTGCTCATtattagaatcaggtgtgtcaaaTTGGTGAATGAGGGACATTAATGGTAAAGTGATTTGTGTAGCCATTGCTGGAaaaagcgcaatataaatgGAGCCCATTTGTGCCCAAATTCAACCATGATAGTCTGACttagtgtgagagagtgggtctctgctacattacattacattaatggcatttggcagacgttcttatccagagcgatgtacagttgattagactaagcaggagacaatcctcccctggagcaatgcagggttaagggccttgcttattgtggctacaccaggattagaaccaccgaccttgcaggtcccagtcatgtaccttaaccactacgctacaggctgcccacatgAATGCTAAATGCCTCATTTTGGCCTTTCTAACACAGGGTTTTCAGGTGCTGTGCGATCTTGCAGACGGCTTTTCAGGcttggggtcaaaggtcacggaGCTGCTGCATGACTCGTATGGAGGGCGGGGCATCCTGACGTGGGGGATGGCCCCTGTCAATCATCCAGACTCGGTGAGTAACGGGGGTTTGACTTTGGGGCCTGTTTCACGGAGCAGGTCCTCTGagtgctttgtgatacaggcccctgttCTCATGATGTGGCACAAGCTGGTGCTGCTACATCCCTGGCGTATGTGGTTCAGGTGTTTACGTCAGTACGAATCGAattggctccacccaaatcccaaggggttttggctttggttgagaaaattgagtcGGGGTTTTAATAGCGGCTCAAAAcgatagtatagcagtcattttgattggttgaaaaggcatAAGGTTGAGAGTcgggattttacggtagttagGCTTCAATGGCacatggcactcttgggactgaaaaggTTAATACAGGGCTGTGGTGTATTTTGCACAGCTAATGTGTTTTTGGTATACAGAGTCCAGTGAAGGAGTTCTACCACCTGATGAACTACGCCTTGGGAACAAtcaatctggccaatcacagctctTTCTTCTGCCCTTTGACCCTGAGAGGGGGGTTGGGCATACGGCCGACTGCGCCCACCTCCTTTCCCCACCTGAACTACGACGTGAGTTTAaagcctctctcctcctcctcctcctcctcctcctctcaggcCCTGCTCACACCTGGGAGTACTCCTAACCACTTTTTCAACTGAACGGGTCGCCATTTTGAATTACTAATTTGTGCCTAGGAATTGCTGTCTGTTCTTGTTTCCCTGTGGATTTCCCTTTGAATGTTATAAGTATAGCGATGAAAGGTTGTCTATCTAGCGGTCCTTTCTTCAGTTGCAATACAAATTGTATGTTTGCTAGGTTAGTGTCACACTTATAGATTATATTTAGACCTCTGTGTCTTCTTGTGGGGATACCCCACTTTCTGTATTCCAGAAAGCTACACTGAtgttcgctctggataagagtgctcGCTCACTGTATGTCATGTAGTGATATTGAGGATGACTGAAAGGATATTGGtttacattgtttacatttcacatgcataattaaaattaatttatagTTTTTCCCACAGCGCCATGTGACCGGGGCCAAAAGTGGCAAATTcaggccacacacacgcacacacacacactcactcactcactcactcgctcacactcacacgcacacactcactcactcactcgctcacactcactcactcacacacacactcactcactcactcactcactcattcactggaGGGTGTGCTGTTGTTTAATTAGGCCATTGACTCATCTTGAGATATAGggtggtttcacagacacagaatatGTGTAGTACTTGTCTAAATGAAAGGAGATTCTCCATAAACCTCAGGACTGAGCTTAATCCTTGCCTTTGAAACCGGCccataatgttttgtttttaaagagggTGCTGTTTGAGTGGCGCAGACAGAACGAGCTTCAGCAGATTTAACGCTCTGTGTATTCCTGTTCTGCTCTGCCTGGTTTGTgacgtgtgtgcgcgtgtgtgcgtgtaatgtgcgtgtaatgtgtgtgtgtgtgtcccccaGCCCACTCTCTGGTTCCACTCCAGTGCGGTTCTTGCTCTGGCCCTGGACTCCCTCACCGTGCCCTACCGGCTCCAGCACCACAGCGCCCCCATGTGGCAGATGGCGGACGCGCTGGCCGTCTCCGGGAGGAAGGTGAGAGGAGCCGAGCGTCCGTGGGTTCCCCTGGCAGATTTCCCCTGGTTTTATTTCACACAGGGATTCCTGCCGAACGTAAGGTCCATGGTCAGCGTATGCTCAGGAGAGTGTCACGTTGTGTTCCACAAGTTAAATTACATCCTTTTATCTCTCAACTGTAACTGCTGTTatgtactttaaaaaaaagcaagTTGCTAACCTGTTTCTGCAACAACGGTCATGTTTCGCCACCTCCTGAAGTTTCGTGCCAGCCCGCCTGCAGGCGACATTGCCATTGTAGTTTGAATACAGCAACGTGCTAACTTCCGGGTTTTTAGGACTACAAACAGCCGGTTAAATAATGAAGAGTTGCACTCACAGGTTTGGCTGGACATATTTAAGTTGAATGATGTACAGGTTTCTTTTAGATGTtcggttaagaacattctgatcaccTATTTGTGACGTGACACCTTGAAGGGTTAAAGCCGGGCTGTTCATTCAGTCTCATCTGTGAAGGCCTCCACCCGGACTCATTCAACaaatcaaggtcttgattgaagactgCGATTGGTTGGTTTGAGTCAGGTGTTTCAGTTGCTTGGATACAAGGAAAGCCTGCAGCCACACAAGGCCTTCAAGGatttgacgtgtgtgtgtgttcgtgcgtgtgtgtgtgtgtgtgtgtgttcgtgcgtgtgtgtgtgtgtgtatgcgtgtgtgtgcgcgtgtgtgtgtgtgcgtgtgtgcggtgtgtgtgtatgcgtgtgtgtgcgtgtgtgcggtgtgtgtgtatgcgtgtgtgtgcgtgtgttaggtGGTGGCTGCATACGGGGCCGCCCCCTTCCCCATGACGCAGGGCAGCTGTCTCCCCGACGCTCTGGCCGGGTACACGGACacgttgccatggaaaccccTATCGGCTTGCTCGGAGCTGGGTGACGGACGCTGTTTCGGCCAATCGGTGACCCTGAGGGGCCTGGAGGGGCAGAACCTCGTCAGGTGAGGGTCTTAAACGTCAAACACCTGGTTGAGCGAGTGGCGGTTACGCTAAGCACCATGGCAGCTGACCTTTGATCTCTGACCCCCCCACAGCCCGCTGACCCCGGGGAcggagccccccacccccctgcacaGCTTCCGAAGCGGAGAGGACGTGCTGACCGGCTTCATGAGGAGTCActacccctcctctcctctgtgagTCCTGCCCCTTCTCTTACCCCTCTGTTACCCCCCCTCACTACCCCTCCACTCCTCTGTGAGTCCTGCCCCTTCTCTTACCCCTCTGTTACCCCCCCTCACTACCCCTCCACTCCTCTGTGAGTCCTGCCCCTTCTGTTACCCCTCTGttaccccccctctcctctgtgaGTCCTGCCCCTTCTGTTACCCCTCTGttacccccctcctctcctctgtgagTCCTGCCCCTTCTCTTACCCCTCTGTTACCCCCCCTCTTCTCTGTGAGTCCTGCCCCTTCTGTTACCCCTCTGttacccccctcctctcctctgtgagTCCTGCCCCTTCTCTTACCCCTCTGTTACCCCCCCTCACTACCCCTCCACTCCTCTGTGAGTCCTGCCCCTTCTCTTACTCCTGttacccccctcctctcctctgtgagTCCTGCCCCTTCTCTTACCCCTCTGTTACCCCCTCTTCTCTGTGAGTCCTGCCCCTTCTCTTacccctctgtccccccctcACTACCCCTCCACTCCTGTGAGTCCTGCCCCTTCTCTTACCCCCTGTTACCCCCCTCCTCTGTGAGTCCTGCCTTCTCTTACCCCTCTGTTACCCCCCTCActacccctcctctcctctgtgagTCCTgcccaaatacaaaaatatttaatgataACCAGAACAGTGTCATTGTGGAGAATCTTCTGCCTGCTGAACGTGAGTGCGTGAGGTCCTTCGTATCTAAAAATGCTATGTATACACACAAGCCACAAAGCACATTAAAGAGTGCATTAAAAGCCAATTATTTAGCTTTTCCTTTTAAACTTATTGCTAAAGCATTTGAACATTTCTGCAGAGTTACTAATATTGACTATGGTGCAGTGATGCAGCCTGTTGTACTGTAAAGTAacactctctccatcactctctccctctccctgtctctctctccctctccctctctctgtctctctctccctctctctctccctccgtagGGCAGTGCAGCTGCTGTCCCAGCCCAGTAAGCTgacccctcccttcccccagATCTTCAGCCGGTACCTGGACTCCCAGGGGCTCCTGCGCCCCCAGAACACGCCCCCCAACATCGGTGAGGCACCCCCTCCTCATTCTGAGTTATCgtgtgtctctttctgtcttaaCAGTTCATTGCACGTTTGTGTGCGATGTTGATTTGTTTTACGATTTTAATGCGCCTAACTACAATCAAGCAATTTCCTAAaacgtgagtgtgcatgcgcCTAGCCATGAGCATGCATTCAGCTAAACAAAGCATGCATGAACCCGACCATGTCTGCACCCaaatgtgagtgtgcatgtacctcaatatgagtgtgtgtatgtctgaaatgcttgtgtgtgagtctgctaTGAaagcctgtgagtgtgtgagtgtgtgagtgtgtgagtgtgtgagtgtgtgagtgtgtgagagagtgtgtgttatgaAATCCAGCCTCTGAccgcccgccccccgccccctgcagTGTCCAGCCTCCCCGTGCTGACGTCCCTGCAGTCCTCCCCGGCCCTGGGGCCCTTCCTGTCGGAGCTCCAGCGCGGGGCCACGGCCCTGGACCCCCGCCGGGTGGCCCCCAGCTTCCTGTCCCAGGGGCCCGAGATCGGGGAGATgcaggaggccctggagcagcTGCGCACCATGGCGCACTGTTACCGTGACGACAGCGGCGGGGTCctgcgctcctcctcctccgaggATGATGACGATGACTGATGCGCCTCTTTTGATGACGAAGAAGGCATCTCCTTATCCTCCCCCCTTCCCACCCTCTGCCGCAGTCGCATTCCGGAAATTCCCCTCGGCTTCCCGTACGGTGGGAGATCGAGGAAGGGTGGTCTCATGCAGTCATGAGCTAAGCATAAAGACTGgagtgatggagagaaagaaagaatggCTTTGAAGGGATGGAAAGGAGTGATGAAGGAGAGAGCAGAAACATTATGACAGAAGAGTGTCTCCGTCAGAATAGCACTGCAACGCACTCCCGCGAAACTGTAAATAAACGTACTTTGCTAAAACACAAGTGTCTTCAGCACGTGTGAATCGGGGGGGAAAGTGTCGCAGCCAACCAGCTGCCTGTTTCACCTCTTAAAATGTCAACGATGTTAAATTATTCTGCGGAATTGATTTTGTCACAGAGATGTTGAGCTGGTGAAACGATGGGGCAGTGATTTGTCGGTGTATTGATTTTGCTGGTCCTGAGTGCATATCTGCAAGCTACACATCCTGTTATGAGTCACCGATCACTATGTTGTCACAGAAGTGGTTCCATTGATTCATTCTAGGAATTCCACCCCCATTATTCTGACAGAATTTTACCGCATAAAGATTCCATCCTTTTATGACCCTCCTTCGAGTCTCACCTCCTTGTAATAGCTGTGGCTGTAAGAAGGCTGACCAGTGAACTACCAGTGCCTAGCAACCACAGGGAAGAATGAGTTGTCAATAGTGACATGGTTCGGCCCACCAAAACCAGTTTCCCAACATCGGTGGATCTGTTTGTCCAGGGGATTTCAGCGTACCTGTAAAGAAttcaaaagccagcagaccagattgtttttgttattcatCCGTGACTCCTGACAGCACATTAGCAGTCTACAGTTGTACAAAGATGTGATGCCCAATCATTTTTGTCTGAATCTACTTCTGTGGGGTCTGTTTCACAAAGGAGGGTTTATCTTTGTAGAATCAGGACTGGCCTAGTGTATTGTTTGACTGCACACAAGTTTCGGCAAAGGACCTGTGGTGAGGGCTAAATTTGCCTGGTCACCCCCAAGTACCCGGATATGCAGTGCTGCAAGGAAAATCCTCATTTATTTCAGAACAACAATAAAACTCAGTACTAGATTTATCACTCATAACGGGAAACTTATTAATTAACCAAACAAAGATGGCcaagtacacacagaaacacgatGAAAAACTTATTGTCTGCATCGTTGCGGTTCAAGTAGTGCACGGTAGGGGGCAGTATTACACTTTTTGGTTTTGATTTCCCTCAAAAACAACAGGTTGGTGAAAATCCAAATACTTTCATTCGTAtcgtctctcactcactcggAAATATTAGTTGTAGTATTTTAGTGTTGTAATTCAAGGAAGGAAACACGGATGGCTGTGTcattaaattcatatttatattctttAACTGCATATAGTATCAAGAATATAGAGTTCAGCCAATTATCATACAGTTCAGCATCGCCTGTATGTGATAGATTTTGTTGAACAAGGCTGGTCATCTGGTAGTTAGGCCTATGCTTTCGTGTGTCTATGACAAAATAAAACGTGGAAGGTATTTTTAgtaataaaaattatatattaaataagaGTGCAGAAATGTGGCTAATTAGTTTCTAGCTgacaggttgccagtttgaATCCTTCGTATCATATCTCTGCGACACCCTTGATTAAGAGCAATCCGTGAGTACCGGCTAAGCCAGATACGGGCATACAGTAAAATAACCGTATATTAAGGTCTATAGAAGGTAGGCTACTTTACCTGAAGAATTTTGTTTTGACCCCATAATACTCCGTAAAAATGCGCAATTTAGCATAAAATCATATGATAATACAATTGTACATGTTTGGGCAGTATTAAGTGTGAGCCACTGCTTACAATTCCGCTGTATGATAGAAACTAGACACGACAAGATCGAGATATGGCGGGTTTTGGAGGAGCGGGTCATGTGACGAGGGTATCCGCTTTGCAGAAGCCATTGAGCGTTCAGTTATAGTCACGTGACGCAGGTATCGGGGTGTCTGTGGAAAAAGAAACAGGTAAAAATTCCGAGTGTCTCGCTTATTGTCTGGGCGAGGCGATTCGGCTAACTTTCCTACACCAATTAAGGGTTTAAGGGGTTTCGAATCTGTCCCGTTTCGACTTGGACGTTGCGAGGCCGCTCAGTCTTTTCGAAAGCTCGATTTCGGGTTTCCAGCCTGGTTTCTGGTCAGTATTTATCGCCCGTTATTTGTTTTCGTTATTCGCGGCCTTGCGGCCTGGTGGTGGCCTCGGTGTCAAGTATGCAAGTTCACCCGGCGATGGCGTTCCGGTGGTAAGGCTAGCGAGTGACTGCTGGAGGCGAACGACAGGATTGTTTTGTCAAACCCGAAACTAACATGGTCGGGCAAAGAGTAGCATACGGACTAAGTGTCATTTTGATATACTGTAAGAGGTTGAAATTTTATCAATAGCCGGTTACTAATTTAGGTGAATATGTGTCTGAGTGCAATGGCTCCTCTATTGGCCATGAGGTGATAAGGAGCGGAAGCCATAAAAATAACGTTATTTGGGTTGTGATGGTTTatctataaaaaataaatacacgaTGCTGCTGCAGTCCTGGTTTGGTAGCTAGACACAGATAGTGGAATTATTTCGTCAACAAGTTTGCTAGTTACAGTTAGCCAAGTAGCGACAAGAAATTAGTGTGCAGCTAAATCATTGCATCTTATGGCGTGCtatgtagtaataataataatatagctaTTTACGTGCCAAAGTCATTCACACATAATCAGTGTTGTCTGGTAACGTAATGCATAAAAGTTTAGCTCTCTTCTATTAAATCCATTTTAGACACGAGGCAATAAATCAATTTGGCTGGGGTGAACAAACTAGCTCGGATCGTTTTGCAGGGTGTGTGGAGTGCGTAGTCAAATTGCAACGTTGCCTCATTTGCGCGATATTTCTCATTTCTGTCGCATCTTGAGTGGCTAGTTTGCTCACTCTAGTCGTcgttattattttctttgctgtcgttattattttctttgctaACGTTATCACAATATGCAACAGCTTGCTGGCCAACTGGCGGCAACGTTGACTACTTTTGGCTCGAAACATTTCAGACCATGTTTCGTTTGAAAACAGCGAAAATTACCTGTGTTAGTGTACAGTACGCTGGCAGTCGGAAGGCCTAACAATAGCAAAGGATTGTATTTTTAGATATAGCTGTACAGAACAGGCAAATTCGTTCGGTGTTGGACATTTTCCAAGCTCTAAATCCCTCTTACGTGAAACACTGTCGCTAGCTTGTTAACTAACTGTGACACTCAACGTTacccaacaaacaaacagtgtTAGGTAGCTATCTGTCATGTTGTTAATGTCAGTTACAGTTTGTTTATGTAACGTTAGGCTAACTCGACTATTGAGAATATACGTAAACGAATGGTCGTCTAATGAACCATACGGGCAaaggctaaaaaaaaaaatttttgtccCCTGGTATTGCATTGTGTTCGTTTGTCATCGTTTCCTgcttagctaactagctatcaACAATAACCTGTTGGTACCCACGCTTGGCGTTCATCTACGTTATTTAGCTTGTGTGTAGTTAGCCGCGGTGCACTGAGAGCGGTACCGGCTGGTTCTCTCGCCAAATTTCAGTTCCTTGATAGTTAGACTTATTCAACTTGAGGCTAGTTGGTTGGCATGTATCCAGCTTGAAACTTCCTCGAATTATTTTGTATGGGTAGACCGGAAACAAAACGACCAGTAATGTGAAGTTAAAAGGGCGACGCATGTTACCGGCTGTAAGCCATTAAATGCAAAATGGCTAACGTTAACGTCTTGGCACATTGCTGTCAATGACCAACAACGAAAAGTGCACTTCTCGAAAAGGCGGGGTTGACTGCAAAGTGTCCTGTGGTTACTTATCGATCACTCAACTTTGATCGGTATCTTCCTCTGTCAAGAACCGTGAACACAATGGTTGGCCCTTTTTTAAACTACGAATGTTGCCGTTTGGGACAGTATAAAGGGACAAATCCGAACGTGCTgcgtttcatttacatttttaaaaaagtttgATGAACAGCCTCGCGTGCATATATTCTCAGTGTCATTTTTTGCTTTCCGTCAGTTGACCGTTAGCAGAGACGGTTGCGTCGGTGAATGACAGTTCttactcaaattcaaattgatttattggcatgaaatacaaatgtactTGCTGCCAAAGCATActtatgaatattaaaataatataaaataatcagTATGtatgagggcggcctgtagcgtagtggttaaggtaaatgactgggacccacaaggtcagcggttcaattcccagtgtagccacaataaggtccgcacagccgttggccccttgagcaaggcccttaaccctacattgctccaggggaggattgtctcctgcttagtctaatcaactgtacgtcgctctggataagagcgtctgccaaatgccaataatgtaatgtatgtaatatgCATTATGTAATATCAGCCATAAcaacaataaatcaataaatatgtacatgtgtTTATTGTGGGTGGCaactcactgtctctctttctctctctcgttccctaGGTGTTATTCCTTTGTAAATACCGTtatttgtatatactgtaaatgatgACATCAGTGGGCAGCAGCCGTGCCCGGGGCAGCTGGGAGCCGGCACAGGGCCAGACACAGAGCCAGAGCGTGCACAAGCCCAGGCCACAGgtacggacggacggacggacggacccCGTCTGAAACCGCGCCTCCTCCGCCTCCATGCAGCTGACGAGATTTGCTGAAATTCTAAAGCTGATTTTAGGTTTTCACgcgcgcaaaaaaaaaaaaagaaactctgCTGTTGTCATGGTTACTTAAGGTCGTGGTGGGGGcgtcggtgtcactgttcgagTGCCACAGTAAAAGGGCCACGCCCCCCATGGGTTTTGGGTGTGACACAGCTGGTGTTGTTTTTGCCCTCCCTGTCCGAATGAGGTAAAGCGAGGGTCCCTATGTAGCTGCCACGTGCCCACCCTTCACAGTcaaccacacccccccccccccaaaaaaaaacgcTTTGATTTGAGCTTTGATGACGACCGTCCCAGCCGATTTAGCGCACCTCTTTAGTCTGCCTGGGGGAAAGTGTGCGCAGTGTAAAAACTGTATTTGGGGTTGCCGGGCGACCCCGTCAGACTTAACACCCCGTGCTCTCCCCTCCCTAGGCCACAGCTGAGCAGATTCGACTCGCACAGATGATTTCGGACCACAACGACGCAGACTTTGAGGAGAAGGTCAAACAGGTTTGTTGGCTTATTTCGCCACACCGTGTGGTCAGAGTGACCGCGCCAGTGCGACGTGACCGAACTCTTAACGCCACTGGactttccccctctctatctgtaGCTCTCTGGCTGTGCTACGGCATGGGGCTTTCCCTTTCACTTCAGGGCTAAGGTGCGGAATAAGACGTTCGAGTTGATGGCGCTGTCAAACATTACTCTGTTATTCACCCTTTCCTTTCCTGGCCCAGCCATTCTAATGCTAGAATTTTAAAGCGCTAGATCTAGTTATGAGCCAGATGACAAACATTCACTAAATAAGAATAGAGAGTAGCTGAACATACCAAGAGAAAGAAGTGGTCAGAGCTAGCATTCTTggagacatgcagagacatgcaggttaggcttatTTGGCTAGCATTCGTCGGTTATTGCTGCCAAAGAGCATGCAAGCTCAACCTACCCTGTGTGAATGGAGGTAAATACACAAGCACTTTCCTCCTTTTCCTAGCCTGTAATTGCTTGCATGGCTGATGTGTGTTGTAAATGGGCCGTAACCTCAAGCACACAATTAGACccttctctcacacacgcacacagacacgcacacacacacagtgggcgAAATGCAGGTCAGAagtgcctacacacacacacacagtgggagaAATGCAGGTCAGAAGTgcctgcacacgcacagacacacacgtacacacacacacacacacacacacacacacacagtgggagaAATGCAGGTCAGAagtgcctacacacacacagacacacacgtacacacacacagtgggagaAGTCGGTCAAGGTTCACTCACTGTCCTGTCTCCTCCCACTCCTCTTCCAGTTGATTGACATCACAGGCAAAGACCAGGATGAGTCCATGATCGCGCTGCATGACTGTAACGGGGACGTAAACAGAGCCATCAACGTGCTGCTGGAGGGCAGCCCTGACACTGTGAGTCCCGGCCAGCCATTGGGGAACGTAGTCCATTTCATCAGCGGTGtactgggaaatgtagtccatATTGTAGGTGTGGTGTTAGGAAATGTTGTACACCGCATCGGTGGGGTATTGGGAAGTGTAGTGAATCTGCAAATCAGTGTTGAAGGCCTAGTCTGAattgtcctttaaaaaaaaaaaaaaaaaaaaaaaaccttatccATCATCTACTGCATGTCTGTTTTGGAAAATGTGACCGCATGcggataattaattaattgggcCAGTTATTCCAGGGTAATGGATATGCACAGATCCCAGGCCTGGCGCCAG encodes the following:
- the msto1 gene encoding protein misato homolog 1 isoform X2; amino-acid sequence: MDLKGSLQTLRQEGSLYETGNDTSAFTWEGPMMTHKESPPTKNPFLLDLDKLDEGEILAKPEFSTPQLPQCSGAVAVPTVNSTLEHAQKRYRLEGSVRVWSDFLRIHLHPRTICVINQYNHDGESQRLEAFGQGEALCQGVVLEELEDRLHFFVEECDYLQGFQVLCDLADGFSGLGSKVTELLHDSYGGRGILTWGMAPVNHPDSSPVKEFYHLMNYALGTINLANHSSFFCPLTLRGGLGIRPTAPTSFPHLNYDPTLWFHSSAVLALALDSLTVPYRLQHHSAPMWQMADALAVSGRKVVAAYGAAPFPMTQGSCLPDALAGYTDTLPWKPLSACSELGDGRCFGQSVTLRGLEGQNLVSPLTPGTEPPTPLHSFRSGEDVLTGFMRSHYPSSPLAVQLLSQPSKLTPPFPQIFSRYLDSQGLLRPQNTPPNIVSSLPVLTSLQSSPALGPFLSELQRGATALDPRRVAPSFLSQGPEIGEMQEALEQLRTMAHCYRDDSGGVLRSSSSEDDDDD
- the msto1 gene encoding protein misato homolog 1 isoform X1; this encodes MGSVCREIVTIQLGHYSNFVGTHWWNLQDASLFYEPESGAPPSELQSDVLFREGLTLGGQITYTPRLIAMDLKGSLQTLRQEGSLYETGNDTSAFTWEGPMMTHKESPPTKNPFLLDLDKLDEGEILAKPEFSTPQLPQCSGAVAVPTVNSTLEHAQKRYRLEGSVRVWSDFLRIHLHPRTICVINQYNHDGESQRLEAFGQGEALCQGVVLEELEDRLHFFVEECDYLQGFQVLCDLADGFSGLGSKVTELLHDSYGGRGILTWGMAPVNHPDSSPVKEFYHLMNYALGTINLANHSSFFCPLTLRGGLGIRPTAPTSFPHLNYDPTLWFHSSAVLALALDSLTVPYRLQHHSAPMWQMADALAVSGRKVVAAYGAAPFPMTQGSCLPDALAGYTDTLPWKPLSACSELGDGRCFGQSVTLRGLEGQNLVSPLTPGTEPPTPLHSFRSGEDVLTGFMRSHYPSSPLAVQLLSQPSKLTPPFPQIFSRYLDSQGLLRPQNTPPNIVSSLPVLTSLQSSPALGPFLSELQRGATALDPRRVAPSFLSQGPEIGEMQEALEQLRTMAHCYRDDSGGVLRSSSSEDDDDD